The following are encoded in a window of Carettochelys insculpta isolate YL-2023 chromosome 30, ASM3395843v1, whole genome shotgun sequence genomic DNA:
- the LOC142004003 gene encoding natural killer cell receptor 2B4-like, whose amino-acid sequence MDGARRPALLCLLLLPLLRPAGCEDMDITAVAGESLQLRPLRLPESWAEITWRVRLESLATYRILTVQRGRPPDLGPTPHFTNRVTFHPENLSLQIDPVKVSDSGLYTLQTQLGTGRVDSSTFRVSVLERVRQPSLTVLAAHAELGQCNLTLSCSVPGAAGLTYSWFRGTSRTASDRDHPLHWHQSVLHVGVNADSGDTFYRCNASNRASWEADTVEVKSFCDFPAPAFRASMNYCSVKGILLLVVLGALVTAIVTVHVLTQDKKGWLLLLKAGEATPPNPQPASCCYPASRAEHGNLPPPRAGPASPLAPGRALQGCGEPGGTTSGLQPCRKARGSLPGPFGQHRRPGRTSRTVTYCCPKGIVLLVGLGALVTAMVTVHLLTRDKDRLD is encoded by the exons CCCGCCG GCTGCGAAGACATGGACATCACCGCGGTTGCGGGGGAATCGCTCCAGTTACGGCCCCTGAGACTGCCGGAGTCCTGGGCAGAAATCACCTGGCGGGTCAGACTAGAGTCATTAGCGACCTATCGGATTCTAACCGTTCAGAGAGGGAGACCCCCTGACCTTGGCCCAACCCCCCATTTTACCAACAGAGTCACCTTCCACCCCGAGAACCTCTCGCTGCAGATCGATCCCGTTAAAGTGTCCGACAGCGGCCTCTATACCCTGCAAACACAGCTCGGGACAGGTCGTGTCGACAGCAGCACGTTCCGTGTCTCGGTGCTCG AGCGAGTCCGGCAGCCCAGCCTCACGGTGCTCGCGGCCCACGCGGAGCTCGGCCAGTGCAACCTGACCCTGTCCTGCTCGGTGCCCGGCGCTGCCGGCCTCACCTACAGCTGGTTCCGCGGCACCTCCCGCACCGCGTCTGACAGGGACCATCCGCTCCACTGGCACCAGTCTGTGCTGCACGTGGGGGTTAATGCAGACAGCGGGGACACCTTCTACCGATGCAATGCCAGCAACCGAGCCAGCTGGGAGGCGGACACGGTAGAGGTGAAATCCTTCTGCGACTTCCCAGCACCGG CTTTCAGGGCCTCCATGAATTACTGCTCCGTGAAGGGGATTCtcctgctggtggtgctgggagccctggtcACAGCCATCGTCACCGTGCACGTCCTCACCCAGGATAAAAAAGG atggctgctgctgctgaaagccGGGGAAGCGACGCCTCCAAATCCGCAGCCAGCCTCTTGCTGCTACCCCGCTTCCCGTGCTGAGCACGGAAACCTGCCCCCGCCGCGAGCCGGGCCAGCCTCGCCACTCGCACCTGGCCGCGCTCTGCAGGGCTGCGGAGAGCCGGGCGGCACCACCTCAGGGCTGCAGCCGTGCAGAAAAGCACGAGGGAGTTTGCCAGGCCCC TTCGGACAGCACAGACGTCCCGGGCGGACAAGCAGGACAGTGACTTACTGTTGCCCGAAGGGGAttgtgctgctggtggggctgggagctctggtcaCAGCCATGGTCACGGTGCACCTCCTCACCCGGGACAAGGACAGGCTGGATTGA
- the LOC142003787 gene encoding SLAM family member 5-like has translation MDGAPRQALLCLLLLLLRPAGQGRAAAAPVELSGVLGESVTFPVGIPAEQFGTAAWTVNTSNSIATVAAGNPPAVWVMDVSYEGRLSVTAQSSLQLTGLRLQDSGTYTAKIITTTDATIHKRFSLRVYKRVPKPTIACDLVTCVNGTCSYNLTCTAQGGGENVTYSWTHPAGGAVESTGPILRISPRPSAAHLNVTCTAQNPVSSSSATASAELLCAALPSAEGAPLSYCRLKGIILLLVLGALSAGIVAAHVLPGRERRPD, from the exons ATGGACGGGGCTCCGCGgcaggccctgctctgcctcctgctgctgcttctccggcCCGCCG ggcagggcagagcagcggcAGCCCCCGTGGAGCTGAGCGGGGTCCTGGGGGAGTCGGTCACGTTCCCTGTGGGGATCCCAGCGGAGCAATTCGGAACTGCTGCCTGGACAGTAAACACAAGCAACAGTATAGCGACTGTAGCAGCAGGAAACCCCCCCGCTGTCTGGGTGATGGACGTATCCTACGAGGGACGCCTGAGCGTCactgcccagagctccctccagCTCACCGGCCTGAGGCTGCAGGACTCGGGCACCTACACTGCGAAAATCATCACAACTACCGACGCCACCATCCACAAACGCTTCTCGCTGCGCGTGTACA AGCGAGTGCCGAAGCCGACCATCGCCTGTGACTTGGTGACCTGTGTGAACGGAACCTGCAGCTACAACCTGACCTGCACGgcacagggtggaggggagaatgTGACCTACAGCTGGActcacccagcagggggcgctgtggagTCGACTGGCCCCATTCTGCGCATCTCCCCCAGGCCCAGCGCTGCTCACCTGAATGTCACCTGCACAGCCCAGAACCCCGTCAGTAGCAGCTCCGCCACGGCCTCTGCAGAGCTCCTGTGTGCAG CTCTTCCATCAGCCGAGGGCGCGCCGCTCTCCTACTGCCGCCTCAAGGGGATcatcctgctgctggtgctgggagcGCTGAGCGCCGGGATCGTCGCGGCTCACGTCTTGCCGGGCAGGGAGCGGAGACCGGACTGA
- the LOC142003849 gene encoding SLAM family member 9-like, whose amino-acid sequence MQGALRSPSFLLLLLLLQPGGYPGAAADEGDLEGVLGGSVTFPLRIPPTHTFKHASWMVNETQSLATVAAGRPPRLQVFNPFYGGRLRLPGQGYSLELSGLRPEDEGRYSVEYNTDQEAFGYQEFKLRLTKGQLPPTITCQAVACGTRECTYTLRCALRDGAEDVTYSWSHAPGSVLARDSVLRIPRRPQEAGENLTCTAQLRNGTSSRTVFPKEFCAEQVPGTTILCESARCGSGACNYTLRCVAEGRGRNVAYSWTREAGGAVLSTSPRLRVSLGSFEVLPAITCTVQHPGGNSSRTVRPQELCPGSPPHPSLASSLSYRLVLLLLALGALSATVLA is encoded by the exons atgCAGGGGGCCCTTCGGTCGCCTTCTTTTCTCCTGCTCCTTCTGCTCCTGCAGCCCGGCG GCTACCCCGGGGCCGCCGCGGACGAGGGGGACCTGGAGGGGGTCCTGGGGGGATCGGTCACTTTCCCCCTGCGGATCCCGCCGACGCACACGTTTAAACACGCGTCCTGGATGGTGAACGAAACCCAGAGCCTGGCCACCGTCGCCGCCGGGAGACCGCCCCGCCTCCAGGTGTTCAACCCCTTCTACGGGGGACGCCTGCGGCTGCCGGGCCAGGGCTACTCGCTGGAGCTCAGCGGCCTGAGGCCGGAGGACGAGGGACGTTACAGCGTGGAGTACAACACGGACCAGGAGGCCTTCGGCTACCAGGAATTCAAGCTGCGCCTCACCA agGGACAGCTGCCGCCCACCATCACCTGCCAGGCGGTGGCCTGTGGGACCAGGGAATGTACCTACACCCTGCGCTGCGCCCTGCGGGATGGGGCGGAGGACGTGACCTACAGCTGGAGCCACGCGCCTGGCAGCGTTCTGGCCAGGGACTCGGTCCTGCGCATCCCTCGGAggccccaggaggctggtgagAACCTCACCTGCACGGCACAGCTCCGCAACGGGACGAGCTCCCGCACGGTCTTCCCGAAGGAGTTCTGCGCAG AGCAAGTGCCGGGGACAACGATCCTCTGCGAGTCAGCGCGCTGTGGCAGCGGAGCCTGTAACTACACCCTGCGCTGCGTCGCCGAAGGGCGAGGGAGGAACGTGGCCTACAGCTGGACTCGGGAGGCGGGGGGCGCTGTGCTATCCACCTCCCCCAGACTGCGCGTCTCTCTCGGCTCTTTCGAGGTTCTCCCGGCCATCACCTGCACCGTCCAGCACCCGGGTGGCAACAGCTCCAGGACGGTCAGACCGCAGGAGCTGTGTCCAG GTTCCCCGCCTCACCCATCCCTGGCCTCGTCGCTGTCCTACCGCCTGGTCCTCCTGCTGCTGGCGCTGGGAGCCCTGAGCGCCACGGTCCTGGCGTAG